One segment of Dolichospermum sp. DET69 DNA contains the following:
- a CDS encoding Eco57I restriction-modification methylase domain-containing protein — translation MSQQVSKALFQKKVLKNALVNFKFPSDLEARHQIITKWVEALNSGTLNQEKEVALHGDFLKDIFQDVLGYSSIIAGGGKLWEINAEQTIANGRGYADAALGLFTATENNKRKVQDKVVAPIELKGTKDDLDRPAPGRKESAVEQGWRYANYTPDCHWIIISNYRELRLYHTNKTPAYYEKFLLVDLVDLEEFKRFYFLLCRENFLPVKDVSKIDTLLVTSEEAQEDITKQLYEEYKQVRLSIVKDFWFRFGSKLNIPNPDQVLIEKAQKTLDRILFIAFCEDRGLLPEKTIAKAHDSKNAYNPRSIWENYQAVFRWVDQGNEDPPIPGYNGGLFKHDPILDEQLNIPDPLCKQLKELTRFDFDSEVSVDILGRIFEQSITDLEELKADVAKQKFDKKQGKRKKLGVFYTPAYITQYIVEVAIGGYLQKREDDLRQKLKLEEFADTPQSQKKEIEFWESYRDEVLVKTRVVDPACGSGAFLIAAFDYFVSQYQRVNDNLRFLKHQITENIELDKTILSNNLFGVDLSPESVEITKLSLWLKTATQGKTLTYLDDNIKIGNSIIADLQFTDLPFVWESEFSQVFSEGGFDVVIGNPPYIRQLLLSDIKSYLQEKYRCYHGSADLYVYFYEKGLNLLKSEGILSYIVTNKWLRSGYGEPLRRFFSQSSVFEQIIDFGHAPIFEDADTFPCIIAARKITPPQPSPQARREEEKVLVCAVPREELKNINLTQYVQNQDNSYTIYWSRFTANAWSLEPPAIDDLMRKIQRVGVPLKEFAGVKPYRGILTGFNEAFLIDEATKNKLVQANPKCAEIIKPYLRGQDIKRWVSQWENLWIIFTRRGIDIDAYPTIKNYLSQYQKQLEPRPKNWNTNKDGNWEGRKPGVYKWYEIQDSVDYWQLFEQPKIIWKDLSTYSEFCFDNSGIFTNDLCFIFSSSDLWILAVLNSPVMWYYLSRTTIHGLNETLRLKNIYTENIPIAKPTEEIRAEVEAIVMRLIEITKLNGQVYKDVLDWLQVEYKIEKLGNKLEDFATLEFTDFVEEVRKRMPKPKTAKKASDPLSIPAFTALRKAHNDYVPEIKSRKNEALKLEYRLSDLVNQAYQITPEEIDLMWKTAPPRMPISRVDK, via the coding sequence ATGAGTCAGCAAGTTTCTAAAGCTTTATTTCAGAAAAAGGTGTTAAAAAATGCCTTGGTTAATTTTAAGTTTCCTTCAGATTTAGAAGCACGTCACCAAATTATTACAAAATGGGTTGAGGCTTTAAATTCAGGGACTCTTAACCAAGAAAAAGAGGTTGCTTTACATGGTGATTTTCTCAAAGATATATTTCAAGATGTTTTAGGTTATTCTTCCATTATTGCAGGTGGTGGTAAACTTTGGGAAATTAATGCTGAACAAACTATTGCTAATGGTAGGGGTTATGCTGATGCTGCTTTGGGATTATTTACCGCAACGGAAAATAACAAGAGAAAGGTACAGGATAAAGTTGTTGCACCAATTGAGTTAAAAGGTACAAAAGATGATTTAGATAGACCCGCACCAGGCAGAAAAGAATCCGCAGTTGAACAAGGTTGGCGTTATGCTAATTATACACCTGATTGTCATTGGATTATTATTTCTAATTATCGAGAATTGCGATTATATCATACTAATAAGACTCCGGCTTATTATGAAAAGTTTTTATTAGTTGATTTGGTAGATTTAGAGGAATTTAAAAGATTTTATTTTCTGCTTTGTCGAGAAAACTTTTTACCAGTTAAAGATGTATCTAAAATTGATACATTGTTAGTAACTTCTGAAGAAGCACAAGAGGACATTACTAAACAACTTTATGAAGAATATAAACAAGTTAGATTAAGTATAGTTAAAGATTTTTGGTTTCGCTTTGGGAGTAAGTTGAATATTCCTAATCCTGACCAAGTGTTAATTGAAAAAGCACAAAAGACATTAGACAGAATTTTATTTATTGCTTTTTGTGAAGATAGAGGATTATTACCAGAAAAGACAATTGCTAAAGCTCATGATAGCAAAAATGCTTATAATCCTCGGTCAATTTGGGAAAATTATCAAGCTGTTTTTCGCTGGGTTGATCAAGGTAATGAAGATCCACCAATTCCCGGTTATAATGGTGGTTTATTTAAACATGATCCAATTTTAGATGAACAATTAAATATTCCAGATCCTTTATGTAAGCAACTTAAAGAACTAACGCGCTTTGATTTTGATTCGGAAGTTTCTGTAGATATTTTGGGGCGGATTTTTGAACAATCAATTACAGATTTAGAAGAATTAAAAGCGGATGTTGCTAAACAGAAATTTGATAAAAAACAAGGTAAACGGAAAAAATTAGGCGTATTTTACACTCCTGCTTATATTACTCAATATATTGTCGAAGTTGCGATTGGTGGATATTTACAAAAACGTGAAGATGACTTAAGACAAAAGCTTAAATTAGAGGAATTTGCAGATACACCCCAAAGCCAAAAAAAAGAAATTGAATTTTGGGAAAGTTACAGAGATGAAGTATTAGTAAAAACGCGAGTTGTTGATCCTGCTTGCGGTTCTGGTGCGTTTTTAATTGCGGCTTTTGATTATTTTGTAAGTCAGTATCAACGAGTTAATGATAATTTGCGATTTCTGAAACATCAAATTACAGAAAATATTGAATTAGATAAAACTATTCTCAGTAATAATCTGTTTGGGGTGGATTTATCGCCAGAGTCGGTAGAAATTACTAAGTTATCTTTGTGGTTGAAAACTGCAACTCAGGGAAAAACTTTAACTTATTTGGATGATAATATTAAAATCGGTAATTCTATAATTGCTGATTTGCAATTTACAGATTTACCTTTTGTTTGGGAAAGTGAATTTTCTCAAGTGTTTAGTGAAGGTGGTTTTGATGTGGTAATTGGAAATCCTCCTTATATTCGTCAACTTTTATTATCTGATATAAAATCTTATTTACAAGAAAAATATAGATGCTATCATGGGTCGGCTGACTTGTATGTTTATTTCTATGAGAAAGGTTTAAATCTTCTGAAATCGGAAGGAATACTTTCTTATATTGTGACTAATAAATGGTTGCGTTCTGGTTATGGTGAACCTTTACGACGCTTCTTTTCTCAGTCAAGTGTGTTTGAACAAATTATTGATTTTGGACACGCACCAATTTTTGAAGACGCTGATACTTTTCCCTGTATTATCGCAGCGAGGAAAATCACCCCACCCCAACCCTCCCCGCAAGCGAGGAGGGAGGAAGAGAAGGTTTTAGTTTGTGCTGTTCCCCGTGAGGAATTGAAAAATATTAATCTCACTCAATATGTGCAGAATCAAGACAACAGTTACACTATTTATTGGTCACGTTTTACTGCTAATGCTTGGAGTTTAGAACCTCCTGCGATTGATGATTTAATGCGGAAAATTCAACGGGTAGGAGTTCCGTTAAAGGAGTTTGCTGGAGTTAAACCTTATCGGGGAATACTTACAGGTTTTAATGAGGCGTTTTTAATAGATGAAGCTACTAAGAATAAGCTAGTTCAAGCTAATCCGAAATGTGCGGAAATTATTAAACCTTATTTAAGAGGTCAAGATATAAAAAGATGGGTTTCTCAATGGGAAAATTTATGGATTATTTTTACTCGTCGTGGAATTGATATTGATGCTTATCCTACTATTAAAAATTATCTTAGTCAGTATCAAAAGCAATTAGAACCTCGTCCTAAAAATTGGAATACAAATAAAGATGGTAATTGGGAAGGACGAAAACCAGGTGTTTATAAGTGGTATGAGATTCAGGATAGTGTTGATTATTGGCAATTATTTGAACAGCCAAAAATTATTTGGAAAGACTTATCTACATATTCAGAGTTTTGTTTTGATAATAGTGGTATTTTTACTAATGACTTGTGTTTTATTTTTAGTTCAAGTGATCTTTGGATATTAGCAGTTCTGAATTCTCCTGTAATGTGGTACTACTTGTCTCGCACTACAATTCATGGACTTAATGAAACACTTAGGTTAAAAAACATTTATACAGAAAATATTCCTATTGCAAAACCTACAGAAGAAATTCGCGCAGAAGTAGAAGCAATTGTCATGCGGTTAATTGAAATTACCAAACTCAACGGACAAGTTTATAAAGATGTTCTCGACTGGTTGCAAGTAGAATACAAAATTGAGAAACTGGGAAATAAACTAGAAGATTTCGCAACTTTAGAATTTACAGACTTTGTAGAGGAAGTTAGAAAAAGAATGCCAAAACCAAAAACTGCTAAAAAAGCTTCAGATCCTTTAAGTATACCAGCATTTACAGCTTTACGTAAAGCACATAATGATTATGTTCCCGAAATTAAAAGCCGGAAAAATGAAGCTTTAAAATTAGAATATCGTCTTTCTGATTTAGTTAATCAAGCTTATCAAATCACACCGGAAGAAATTGATTTAATGTGGAAAACAGCACCACCAAGAATGCCGATTTCCAGAGTTGATAAGTAA
- a CDS encoding DUF29 domain-containing protein encodes MVSISKTAIRLYDTDFVTWTQQTAELIRAGKWNGVDWEAVVEEIESLGRSERRELKSRLEVLLQHLLKWQYQPGLRSGSWQNTITEQRNRIEDLLQDSPSLNPYLEEVLVECYRRGKKLATNETGISQNTFPTDLPYTITQILDIEFLP; translated from the coding sequence ATGGTTTCTATTTCCAAGACAGCAATCCGGTTGTATGATACTGATTTCGTAACATGGACACAGCAAACCGCTGAGTTAATCCGTGCTGGAAAATGGAATGGGGTAGATTGGGAAGCGGTTGTTGAGGAGATTGAAAGCTTGGGAAGGTCAGAGCGAAGAGAGTTAAAAAGCCGATTGGAGGTATTGTTACAGCATTTGCTAAAATGGCAATATCAGCCCGGTTTGCGAAGTGGCTCTTGGCAAAATACAATTACAGAACAACGAAACCGTATTGAAGATTTACTCCAAGATAGTCCCAGTCTTAATCCCTATTTAGAAGAAGTTTTAGTTGAGTGCTACCGCAGAGGAAAAAAACTCGCAACTAACGAAACTGGAATTTCTCAAAATACCTTTCCAACAGATTTACCTTACACTATCACTCAAATTCTAGATATAGAATTTTTACCATAA
- a CDS encoding PP2C family protein-serine/threonine phosphatase, producing the protein MSQFPPHSTDSNSSVTTDVTPVVALKELVSRLHREQNKIQDLLSSLGFALRSFNNLNQFLELIPLMATRVTDAEGSALFLYKPNGQIRLEQLHWQDSQQRKNIRKALETASSQVTLLANSGPAAISTGILDDQMHAILGPDVQIFGTAILVKHTERGWLYVLSRDPEYSWTETRQKLVRLVADQTAVAIDNDELSVELRKKERLDQELEIGAEIQRRLLPRQCPNIPGLSLAARCKPANQVGGDYYDFIPTSQNQLKSQLQESTENASWGLVIGDVMGKGVPAGLIMTMLRGMLRGEVLHGNSPAGILQNLNRVMYADLENSHRFVTMFYSEYDPQTRILSYSNAAHNPPLWWHAATKTVSQLDTLGMLIGLDANSEYEDAQAQLESGDTVIYYTDGLTDAAAAGGDRFDEDNFVTSFRTACKYCNSPQEIVEYLFDQVEQFIGSERQNTDDMTLVVLQIV; encoded by the coding sequence GTGTCACAATTTCCCCCTCATTCTACTGATAGTAATAGCAGCGTCACTACAGATGTCACTCCTGTGGTGGCACTTAAGGAACTTGTGTCCAGGCTGCACAGAGAACAAAATAAAATTCAAGACTTGCTAAGTTCTTTGGGGTTTGCTCTGAGAAGTTTTAATAATTTAAATCAGTTTTTGGAATTGATTCCTCTCATGGCTACCAGAGTGACAGATGCGGAAGGTAGCGCACTTTTTCTTTATAAACCCAATGGACAAATTAGATTAGAACAACTACATTGGCAAGATAGTCAGCAAAGAAAAAATATTAGAAAAGCCTTAGAAACTGCTAGTAGTCAAGTTACTCTTTTGGCTAACTCAGGGCCTGCTGCTATTTCTACAGGTATTTTAGATGACCAGATGCACGCTATTTTAGGTCCAGATGTACAAATCTTTGGGACAGCTATTTTAGTCAAGCATACAGAACGGGGTTGGCTGTATGTTTTGAGTCGTGATCCTGAATATAGTTGGACAGAAACTAGACAGAAATTAGTGCGGTTAGTGGCAGACCAAACAGCAGTTGCTATTGATAATGATGAACTATCTGTAGAGTTAAGAAAAAAAGAACGTTTAGACCAAGAATTAGAAATTGGTGCGGAAATTCAACGCCGACTTTTACCGCGTCAATGTCCAAATATTCCTGGTTTATCTTTAGCAGCCCGTTGTAAACCGGCTAATCAGGTTGGTGGTGACTACTATGATTTTATTCCTACTAGTCAAAACCAGTTAAAATCCCAGCTTCAAGAATCTACAGAAAATGCTAGTTGGGGTTTGGTAATTGGGGATGTCATGGGAAAAGGTGTTCCCGCTGGTTTAATTATGACGATGCTGCGGGGAATGCTCCGGGGTGAAGTATTGCATGGTAATTCCCCAGCAGGAATTTTGCAAAATTTGAATCGGGTTATGTATGCGGATTTGGAAAATTCCCACCGCTTTGTAACTATGTTTTATTCAGAATATGACCCACAAACGCGGATTTTATCTTATAGTAATGCCGCCCATAATCCGCCTTTGTGGTGGCACGCAGCTACAAAAACTGTAAGCCAGTTGGATACTTTGGGGATGTTAATTGGGTTAGATGCTAATAGTGAATATGAAGATGCTCAGGCACAGTTAGAATCTGGGGATACAGTTATTTATTATACTGATGGTTTAACTGATGCGGCGGCGGCTGGTGGCGATCGCTTTGATGAAGATAATTTTGTTACCTCTTTCCGCACAGCTTGTAAGTATTGTAATAGTCCCCAGGAAATTGTGGAATATCTATTTGATCAAGTGGAGCAATTTATCGGTTCTGAGCGGCAAAATACTGATGATATGACGTTGGTGGTTTTACAAATTGTGTGA
- the ftsY gene encoding signal recognition particle-docking protein FtsY has product MAFNWFRRPNNEPADTPPTQEETPAVEATQPEITVPDTADLLAFAKAAYKNIQEKQQIETESSVAIDEDTTTQEIVETQVEELTAPIEIDATGAEITEDVVSELQPEIAPEPETANLSFLERAEAERQAKQDKLIASAIETVAPETAIITTEPEIEIPELVFDDGFKWSAKVLAAQGRKAEDISIEEINWLKKLRQGLDKTRRNLLNQLKAIVGQGPLNQDAVNEIESLLLQADVGVEATDYIISALQKKLLAEVTPPEQAISYLKEILRDMLDTPLQNQTKPSFAPEKDQLTIWLITGVNGAGKTTTIGKISHLAQKSGYKCLIGAADTFRAAAVEQVKVWGNRSGVEVIANPGKNTDPAAVVFDAIAAAQSRGTELLLIDTAGRLQNKKNLMDELGKIRKTIAKKAPHARVESLLVLDSTLGQNGLRQAEVFSQAAQLSGVVLTKLDGTAKGGVALAVVQQLGLPIRFIGAGEGIEDLRPFSSYEFVEALLSG; this is encoded by the coding sequence ATGGCTTTTAATTGGTTTCGTCGTCCAAATAATGAACCTGCTGATACTCCCCCAACCCAGGAAGAAACACCAGCAGTAGAAGCAACTCAACCAGAAATAACAGTTCCAGATACTGCGGATTTGCTGGCTTTTGCTAAAGCTGCTTATAAGAATATTCAAGAAAAACAACAAATAGAAACAGAATCATCTGTAGCTATTGACGAAGATACTACTACTCAAGAAATAGTAGAAACTCAAGTTGAGGAATTAACTGCACCAATAGAAATAGATGCAACGGGCGCAGAAATTACTGAAGATGTTGTCAGTGAATTACAACCAGAAATAGCGCCAGAACCAGAAACAGCTAATTTATCTTTTTTAGAACGAGCAGAGGCCGAAAGACAAGCCAAACAAGACAAATTAATCGCTAGTGCGATAGAAACGGTTGCACCAGAAACAGCAATAATCACGACAGAACCAGAAATTGAGATTCCAGAACTAGTATTTGATGACGGGTTTAAATGGTCAGCAAAGGTTTTAGCCGCCCAAGGAAGAAAAGCCGAAGATATTTCTATAGAAGAAATTAATTGGTTGAAAAAACTCCGTCAAGGTTTGGATAAGACTCGGCGAAATCTTCTCAACCAACTTAAAGCAATTGTTGGTCAAGGACCTCTTAATCAAGATGCTGTTAATGAAATTGAATCCTTGCTTTTACAGGCTGATGTTGGTGTAGAGGCAACAGATTATATTATTAGTGCGCTACAGAAAAAACTCCTCGCAGAAGTTACTCCACCAGAACAAGCTATTTCTTATCTCAAAGAAATTCTTCGGGATATGCTAGATACACCCTTGCAAAACCAGACAAAACCTAGCTTTGCACCGGAAAAAGACCAACTCACTATTTGGTTAATTACAGGAGTTAATGGAGCTGGGAAAACTACTACCATTGGTAAAATTTCTCACCTAGCGCAAAAATCTGGTTATAAATGCCTAATTGGTGCGGCTGATACCTTCCGGGCTGCGGCTGTAGAACAGGTCAAAGTTTGGGGAAATAGAAGCGGTGTAGAAGTTATCGCCAATCCAGGGAAAAATACAGATCCAGCCGCAGTGGTATTTGATGCGATCGCCGCAGCCCAATCCAGGGGAACAGAACTACTATTAATAGATACCGCTGGGAGACTGCAAAATAAGAAAAACCTCATGGACGAACTGGGCAAAATTCGCAAAACTATAGCTAAAAAAGCCCCCCATGCCCGCGTTGAATCGCTTTTAGTTCTCGATTCTACTTTAGGGCAAAATGGACTGCGACAAGCTGAAGTATTTTCCCAAGCAGCCCAACTGAGTGGCGTGGTTTTAACCAAATTAGATGGAACGGCTAAAGGAGGGGTAGCGCTCGCCGTTGTCCAGCAGTTAGGCTTACCCATTCGCTTTATTGGCGCTGGTGAAGGAATTGAAGATTTGCGTCCATTCTCTAGTTACGAATTTGTAGAAGCATTGTTAAGCGGTTGA
- the nusB gene encoding transcription antitermination protein NusB — MQRRKPQQIARELALLALSQLPINPKKLETLSDDQLVSKLVLGAVRTLTVEVQDTLNIAAGELQRSNDRLLTSETRAADLNTARTMLKEAISYTQTAINQLGTSVDFPELIQLANQDKEVRNYAKAIIITVSENRQAIEEFISHALIDWQVTRLAQIDRDILQIATAEIKFMKVPDSIAINEAVELSKRYSGEDGHRFINGVLRRVSEQKLVSGH; from the coding sequence ATGCAACGTCGTAAACCCCAACAAATAGCCCGTGAATTGGCACTGTTAGCCTTGAGCCAGTTACCAATCAACCCCAAAAAACTAGAAACTCTCTCAGATGATCAATTGGTATCTAAACTAGTTTTAGGGGCAGTCCGTACCCTCACAGTAGAAGTACAGGACACATTGAATATTGCCGCTGGAGAACTGCAACGGAGCAATGATCGCCTATTAACTAGCGAAACTAGAGCCGCCGATTTGAATACAGCTAGAACCATGCTGAAAGAGGCAATCTCCTACACGCAAACGGCTATCAATCAATTAGGTACATCTGTTGATTTTCCTGAATTAATTCAGTTAGCTAATCAAGATAAAGAAGTTCGTAATTACGCCAAAGCAATTATTATTACCGTCAGCGAAAACCGTCAGGCTATCGAAGAATTTATTTCTCATGCCTTAATAGATTGGCAAGTTACCCGTTTAGCTCAAATTGACAGGGATATCCTGCAAATAGCTACCGCAGAAATAAAATTTATGAAAGTTCCTGACAGCATCGCCATTAACGAAGCTGTAGAATTATCTAAACGTTACAGTGGAGAAGATGGCCACCGTTTTATTAATGGTGTTCTTCGTCGAGTTAGCGAACAAAAATTGGTCAGTGGTCATTAG
- a CDS encoding DUF502 domain-containing protein produces MERLKQDLKNDLIAGLLVVIPLATTIWLTITIATWVINFLTQVPKQLNPFDGLNPILVNVLNLLVGLAVPLLSILIIGLMARNIAGRWLLDLGERLLQAIPLAGQVYKTLKQLLETLLKDSNGKFRRVVLVEYPRVGIWAIAFVTGAMSNEIQNQMSRPVISLFIPTTPNPTTGWYAVVPEADVINLSISVEDAFKIVVSGGIVAPNIQSSHVPALSAVSNLEIKPQEIPAAE; encoded by the coding sequence ATGGAACGGTTGAAACAAGACTTAAAAAATGACCTGATTGCTGGTTTGTTGGTGGTAATTCCCCTTGCAACCACTATCTGGTTAACAATTACCATAGCCACCTGGGTAATTAACTTTCTCACCCAAGTTCCTAAGCAACTCAATCCCTTTGACGGTTTAAACCCAATATTGGTGAATGTACTTAATCTTTTGGTAGGTTTAGCCGTGCCATTATTAAGTATTCTCATTATTGGCTTAATGGCCAGAAATATTGCTGGGCGATGGTTACTAGATTTAGGTGAACGGTTATTACAGGCGATTCCTTTAGCTGGACAAGTGTATAAAACCCTCAAGCAACTATTAGAAACTCTCCTAAAAGATTCTAATGGTAAATTTCGCCGAGTAGTCTTAGTAGAATATCCTCGTGTGGGTATTTGGGCGATCGCATTTGTGACAGGAGCAATGAGCAATGAAATCCAAAATCAAATGTCTCGTCCCGTAATTAGCCTATTTATCCCCACTACCCCCAACCCAACAACAGGATGGTATGCAGTAGTACCAGAAGCAGATGTGATCAACCTCTCCATATCCGTTGAAGATGCTTTTAAAATAGTTGTCTCCGGTGGGATAGTTGCCCCCAATATCCAGTCATCTCACGTCCCTGCACTGTCAGCAGTGTCAAATTTAGAAATCAAACCGCAGGAAATTCCCGCCGCAGAATAA
- the murG gene encoding undecaprenyldiphospho-muramoylpentapeptide beta-N-acetylglucosaminyltransferase, translated as MVNPPIKLLIAASGTGGHLFPAIALAEKLPEYNIEWLGVPNRLETQLVPEIYPLNTLAVEGFQQSLSLNSIRILFKLIRSVLTVRRILKQGKFQGVFTTGGYIAGPAVIAARSLGLPVVFHESNALPGKVTRFFGPWCNAVAIGFDVTTQYLPQTKTVCVGTPVRSQFLDEGSNNTLDLPVPNGVPLIVVFGGSQGAVAVNKLVRQSAAALFEAGAYIVHLTGDNDPDINSLQHPQYIALPFYNNMAALLRRANLAISRSGAGSLTELAVCGKPAILIPYPFAAEDHQSYNAEVFTKAGAALSFKQSELTQEIFTTQVLNLLQSPAELAKMGEKSKAISVPDSADKLATLVREVLEN; from the coding sequence ATGGTAAATCCACCAATTAAATTACTTATAGCAGCTAGTGGGACAGGTGGACACTTGTTTCCCGCGATCGCTTTGGCTGAAAAATTGCCAGAATACAATATTGAATGGCTGGGTGTGCCAAATCGGCTAGAAACTCAGTTAGTTCCAGAGATATATCCTTTAAATACGCTCGCTGTCGAGGGTTTTCAGCAAAGTTTGAGTCTTAATTCTATCCGCATTTTATTCAAACTTATCAGGTCGGTGCTGACAGTCAGACGGATTCTCAAACAGGGCAAGTTCCAAGGGGTTTTCACAACAGGGGGTTACATTGCAGGTCCTGCGGTGATTGCGGCGCGTTCTTTGGGTTTACCTGTGGTTTTCCATGAATCTAATGCTCTCCCAGGTAAAGTCACCCGCTTTTTTGGTCCTTGGTGTAATGCCGTGGCGATAGGATTTGATGTTACTACTCAATACTTACCTCAGACTAAAACTGTCTGTGTGGGTACTCCTGTCCGTTCTCAATTTTTGGATGAGGGCAGCAATAACACCTTAGACTTACCTGTCCCTAATGGTGTTCCCCTAATTGTGGTATTTGGTGGCAGTCAGGGGGCTGTAGCTGTAAATAAGTTGGTGCGTCAGTCTGCGGCTGCTTTGTTTGAAGCTGGGGCTTACATAGTGCATTTAACGGGTGATAATGATCCCGATATTAACAGTCTTCAACATCCTCAGTATATCGCCTTGCCTTTTTATAATAATATGGCGGCGTTGTTGCGAAGGGCTAATTTAGCAATTAGTCGTTCTGGCGCTGGTAGCTTGACAGAATTAGCAGTTTGTGGTAAGCCAGCAATTTTGATTCCCTATCCCTTTGCAGCGGAAGATCATCAATCTTATAATGCAGAAGTGTTTACTAAGGCTGGTGCGGCTTTGTCTTTTAAACAATCGGAGTTGACCCAGGAAATATTTACAACTCAGGTTTTGAATTTGTTGCAATCTCCAGCAGAATTGGCGAAGATGGGAGAGAAGTCCAAAGCGATCTCTGTTCCTGATAGTGCCGATAAATTGGCAACTTTAGTCCGAGAAGTGCTGGAAAATTAG
- a CDS encoding nuclear transport factor 2 family protein, translated as MAKIIPLLMKRNNTLTVSISLISSLLAMSLSSTGELAQAGQPGTAPATLTNLLTQIDSAANQGNVNGVMQFYSPTFTHGDGLDRKAMEQSLTGLWKRYPKLRYTTKLESWKSEGNTIIAETVTNISGVTASGNNNLALQSTIKSRQKVTGSKIVHQDILSERTQLTTGNKPPQVEIKLPQQVKVGEKYSFDAIVKEPLGEDLLLGTAMEEPIQGNKLLNPTIANLEFLNSGGLFKTGRAPSTPGPQWVSAVIRRGEDMTIITQRLQVVKK; from the coding sequence ATGGCTAAAATTATCCCTTTATTAATGAAACGTAACAACACATTAACAGTTAGTATATCTCTTATTTCCAGTTTACTAGCAATGAGCTTATCCAGCACTGGGGAATTAGCTCAAGCGGGTCAACCCGGAACCGCACCTGCTACACTCACCAACCTATTAACACAAATTGACAGCGCCGCTAATCAAGGTAATGTTAATGGTGTCATGCAATTTTACAGTCCTACATTTACTCATGGTGATGGCTTAGATCGTAAAGCAATGGAACAATCCTTAACAGGACTGTGGAAGCGATATCCTAAATTACGTTATACCACCAAACTAGAATCTTGGAAATCTGAAGGCAATACGATTATTGCGGAAACAGTTACCAACATTAGCGGTGTAACTGCATCTGGTAATAATAATTTAGCTCTTCAGTCTACAATTAAATCGCGTCAAAAAGTCACAGGTTCAAAAATAGTTCATCAAGATATTTTATCAGAACGGACTCAACTAACCACTGGTAATAAACCACCCCAAGTAGAAATTAAATTACCACAACAGGTAAAAGTTGGTGAGAAATATAGTTTTGATGCCATTGTTAAAGAACCATTAGGTGAGGATCTTCTGCTGGGAACAGCTATGGAAGAACCCATTCAAGGTAATAAACTTCTCAACCCCACAATTGCAAATTTAGAATTTCTTAATTCTGGAGGACTGTTTAAAACAGGACGCGCACCTTCTACTCCTGGTCCTCAATGGGTTTCCGCAGTAATTCGCAGAGGTGAAGATATGACTATTATTACACAGCGATTACAAGTAGTTAAAAAGTAG
- a CDS encoding SDR family oxidoreductase has protein sequence MTNNQIVLITGASSGIGAACAKIFAHAGAKLILAARRWERLQQLADSLDIASDKIHLLQLDVCDRVAVESAITNLPTSWSNIDILINNAGLSRGLSKLHEGDFQDWEEMIDTNIKGLLYLTRYIVPGMVERNFGHVINIGSIAGHQTYPGGNVYCGTKAAVKAISEGLKQDLLGTPVRVTSVDPGMVETEFSDVRFHGDTERAKKVYEGIKPLTPDDVADVIFFCATRASHVNINEVVLMPVDQASATLVNRRV, from the coding sequence ATGACTAATAACCAAATTGTTTTAATTACTGGTGCAAGTAGTGGTATTGGTGCTGCTTGTGCCAAAATTTTTGCTCATGCTGGTGCAAAACTGATTTTAGCTGCACGACGGTGGGAACGGTTACAGCAATTAGCTGATTCTTTGGATATTGCCTCTGACAAAATCCATTTATTACAACTTGATGTATGCGATCGCGTGGCGGTAGAATCTGCTATTACTAACTTACCTACCTCCTGGTCGAATATTGATATTCTGATTAATAATGCTGGTTTAAGTCGTGGTTTAAGTAAATTGCATGAAGGCGACTTTCAAGATTGGGAAGAAATGATTGATACTAATATCAAGGGTTTGCTTTACCTGACTCGCTATATTGTACCAGGAATGGTGGAACGGAATTTTGGTCATGTCATCAATATCGGTTCTATTGCTGGACATCAAACCTATCCCGGTGGTAACGTCTATTGTGGGACAAAAGCGGCAGTTAAAGCCATTTCTGAAGGGTTAAAACAAGACTTATTAGGAACTCCTGTGCGGGTGACTTCTGTTGACCCTGGAATGGTAGAAACAGAATTTAGCGATGTGCGTTTTCATGGTGATACAGAACGGGCTAAAAAGGTTTATGAAGGAATTAAACCCTTGACTCCTGATGATGTGGCTGATGTAATATTTTTCTGTGCTACTAGAGCTAGTCATGTTAATATTAATGAAGTCGTACTTATGCCAGTTGACCAAGCCAGTGCGACTTTAGTTAATCGGCGGGTGTGA